A genomic segment from Propionibacteriaceae bacterium ZF39 encodes:
- a CDS encoding ABC transporter ATP-binding protein, whose amino-acid sequence MQAVLGPVTGLALQIAFLAVLGIGGARVASGALSVADLVSFVLFLFMVAMPLGQIFGAIMSVREAMGAMERIQGVLGIDPEAPGGATAVPVLGGAVPALNVDRVSFAYRPGHPVLREVSFGVPVGTTTAIVGPSGSGKSTLLSLVERFYDLDAGRIELGGVDIRDLDRAALRRTLGYVEQQAPILAGTIRDNLLLAAPEASDEQCRDVLRRVNLHERFEAADGLDSVLGDHGLQLSGGERQRLALARVLLTDAPVLLLDEPTASVDSRNEQLITDAIAAAAGRRTLVVVAHRLSTVRAADQIVVLDGGTVDGVGTHSELLETSALYRDLAHRQFLVPEVRPSGDDT is encoded by the coding sequence GTGCAGGCGGTGCTGGGTCCGGTGACGGGCCTCGCCCTCCAGATCGCCTTCCTCGCGGTGCTCGGCATTGGCGGAGCCCGGGTCGCGAGCGGCGCGTTGAGTGTCGCCGACCTGGTGTCGTTCGTGCTCTTCCTGTTCATGGTCGCCATGCCGTTGGGCCAGATCTTCGGGGCGATCATGTCCGTGCGCGAGGCGATGGGTGCGATGGAGCGGATCCAGGGCGTACTCGGCATCGATCCCGAGGCGCCCGGCGGTGCCACAGCGGTCCCCGTGCTGGGAGGTGCTGTGCCGGCCCTCAACGTCGACCGGGTGAGCTTCGCCTACCGGCCCGGACATCCGGTGCTCCGGGAGGTCTCATTCGGCGTACCCGTCGGGACCACCACCGCGATCGTCGGCCCGTCGGGGTCGGGGAAGTCCACACTGTTGTCGCTCGTCGAGCGCTTCTATGACCTCGATGCGGGACGGATCGAGCTGGGCGGAGTCGATATCCGCGACCTCGACCGGGCCGCCCTGCGCCGCACCCTTGGCTACGTCGAGCAGCAGGCTCCTATCCTGGCCGGCACCATCCGCGACAACCTCCTGCTGGCGGCCCCCGAGGCGAGCGACGAGCAGTGCCGGGACGTGTTGCGCCGGGTGAATCTGCACGAGCGATTCGAGGCGGCCGACGGTCTCGACTCGGTGCTCGGGGACCACGGCCTGCAACTGTCCGGTGGGGAGCGTCAGCGCCTCGCGCTGGCCCGCGTACTCCTCACCGATGCCCCCGTGCTCCTACTCGACGAGCCGACTGCCAGCGTCGATTCCCGCAACGAGCAGCTCATCACCGACGCCATTGCCGCGGCGGCAGGCCGGCGCACCCTCGTGGTCGTGGCCCACCGGCTGTCCACCGTCCGGGCCGCCGATCAGATCGTCGTGCTGGACGGCGGGACTGTCGACGGAGTAGGTACGCACAGTGAGCTGCTGGAGACCAGCGCTCTCTATCGCGACCTGGCGCATCGCCAGTTCCTCGTCCCCGAGGTACGCCCCAGCGGCGACGACACCTGA
- a CDS encoding Clp protease N-terminal domain-containing protein: MNLLRNAEWMRRLSVLADDERARQGHPDVATQHLLLGLVLLGGPVTSALREAGVTPEDVRRTFAAIHAERISGLGVHVTSADPHAPIPPLSERGEVAFSERALRLLKSVSYGAPEGASVALWTSLRVDPLTGVDEVLNRLGVDPLAVDEAVRAYAEQAPDETGLRARPGTRLELGYRYDFPVRRGGLLRMVRARVIAFAGGFYLRGKADDISRALG, from the coding sequence ATGAATCTGCTCCGCAACGCCGAATGGATGCGGCGGCTCTCCGTGCTCGCCGATGATGAACGGGCCCGCCAGGGCCATCCCGATGTGGCCACCCAACACCTCCTCCTCGGCCTCGTCCTGCTCGGCGGCCCGGTCACAAGTGCTCTCCGGGAGGCCGGCGTGACGCCCGAAGACGTGCGGCGTACGTTCGCCGCGATCCATGCCGAGCGAATCTCCGGCCTGGGCGTACACGTGACGTCCGCCGATCCCCACGCCCCCATCCCGCCACTGTCGGAGCGCGGTGAGGTGGCGTTCTCCGAAAGGGCGCTGCGGCTGCTGAAATCTGTCTCCTATGGTGCACCGGAGGGCGCGAGTGTCGCCCTGTGGACCTCTCTGAGGGTCGACCCTCTTACCGGCGTCGACGAGGTGCTCAACCGGCTCGGGGTTGACCCGCTCGCGGTGGACGAGGCGGTGAGGGCGTACGCCGAGCAGGCGCCCGACGAGACAGGGCTTCGAGCGCGGCCCGGGACCCGGCTCGAGCTCGGCTATCGCTATGACTTCCCCGTGCGCCGCGGCGGATTGCTCCGAATGGTCAGAGCGCGGGTCATCGCGTTCGCCGGCGGCTTCTATCTGCGGGGCAAGGCCGACGACATCTCCAGGGCGCTGGGCTGA
- a CDS encoding ABC transporter transmembrane domain-containing protein, with product MTATVHQVRPGRALWTLLARHRGALALALVLSVGAAGLSLAQPLVVNRIIGSIGQAPIGGLVGWLAVLLVASALFAAAQLYVLARTAESAVLLTRQGLIGRLLRLPVRTYDEHRAGDLVSRLGSDTTKIQSAFNGGLVDAVGGLVVLVGSIVAMALLDGVMLAIVLVVTVIALAAVLITSERIQRLSMATQESVGRLGADLERALSAIRTSGRPTPKAGSRANSPRRPAMPIATASGSLGCRRCWVR from the coding sequence ATGACAGCCACTGTCCATCAGGTCCGCCCGGGGCGCGCGCTGTGGACGCTCCTGGCCCGCCACCGGGGCGCACTGGCCTTGGCCCTGGTGCTGTCGGTGGGGGCGGCCGGTCTGAGCCTGGCCCAGCCCCTGGTCGTCAACCGCATCATCGGATCGATCGGGCAGGCACCGATCGGTGGTCTCGTGGGGTGGCTCGCCGTCCTGCTGGTGGCCTCGGCGCTGTTCGCTGCAGCCCAGCTCTATGTCCTTGCCCGGACCGCGGAATCGGCGGTCCTGCTCACCCGCCAGGGGTTGATCGGGCGCCTGTTGCGGCTTCCCGTGCGGACCTATGACGAGCATCGGGCCGGCGACCTGGTGTCCAGGCTCGGGTCCGACACGACCAAGATCCAGTCCGCCTTCAACGGCGGGTTGGTCGACGCGGTCGGTGGTTTGGTCGTGCTGGTGGGTTCGATCGTGGCCATGGCGCTCCTCGACGGCGTGATGCTCGCGATCGTCCTGGTGGTCACCGTCATCGCCCTGGCGGCGGTCCTGATCACCTCCGAACGCATCCAGCGCCTCAGCATGGCCACCCAGGAATCGGTCGGCAGGCTGGGTGCTGACCTGGAGCGTGCCCTGTCGGCGATCCGCACGTCCGGGCGTCCAACGCCGAAGGCCGGATCGAGGGCGAACTCTCCGAGGCGGCCCGCGATGCCTATCGCAACGGCATCGGGATCGCTCGGGTGCAGGCGGTGCTGGGTCCGGTGA
- a CDS encoding PspC domain-containing protein — MATALELRRPRDDRMIGGVCAALGRRFGIDSRWVRVAFVASLLLPGPQVLIYLVAWMAIPSE, encoded by the coding sequence ATGGCCACCGCACTCGAGCTGCGCCGCCCACGGGACGACCGGATGATCGGGGGAGTGTGCGCCGCGCTCGGCCGGCGCTTCGGCATCGATTCACGCTGGGTCCGCGTCGCCTTCGTGGCCAGCCTGCTACTGCCCGGGCCGCAGGTGCTGATCTACCTCGTCGCCTGGATGGCGATTCCAAGCGAATAG
- the lpdA gene encoding dihydrolipoyl dehydrogenase, translated as MSAHFDVVVLGAGPGGYVAAIRAAQLGLKTAVVEKRYWGGVCLNVGCIPTKSLLRNAELAHIVTKQAKLFGINGDISVDYGVAHKRSRGVADRMVKGIHFLMKKNKITEFDGWGEFVDAKTIKVSGGKDDETLTADNVIIAAGSVTRMLPGVEVSQNVQTYEELILDNELPGSIVIAGSGAIGIEFAYVLNSYGVDVTVVEFLDRIVPTEDPEVSAELGKAYKKLGVKVMTSTRVESVEDTGSGVRVTVTSEKGGEQVIEADRLLSAIGFAPRTEGYGLENTGVELTDRGAIAIDDYMRTNVDGVYAIGDVTGKLMLAHTAEAQGVVAAETIGGAETMPINYDMIPRATYCQPQIASFGYTEQQAKDKGYEVKVGKFPFTANGKAHGLGDAVGFVKVVADAEHHEILGASMVGPDVTELLPELVLAQMWDLTADEIGRSIHAHPTLSEAMKEAVHGISGHMINF; from the coding sequence TTGTAGTCCTCGGAGCCGGCCCCGGCGGATATGTCGCCGCTATCCGCGCGGCCCAGCTCGGTCTCAAGACAGCGGTGGTCGAGAAGCGATATTGGGGCGGCGTGTGCCTCAATGTCGGCTGCATCCCCACCAAGTCGCTGCTTCGCAATGCGGAGCTCGCCCATATCGTCACCAAGCAGGCCAAGCTGTTCGGCATCAACGGCGATATCTCCGTGGACTACGGGGTGGCGCACAAGCGGTCCCGTGGTGTCGCTGATCGCATGGTCAAGGGCATCCACTTCCTCATGAAGAAGAACAAGATCACCGAGTTCGACGGCTGGGGCGAGTTCGTCGACGCGAAGACCATCAAGGTCTCCGGCGGCAAGGACGACGAGACCCTGACCGCCGACAACGTCATCATCGCGGCCGGCTCGGTGACCCGGATGCTGCCGGGTGTCGAGGTCAGCCAGAACGTGCAGACCTATGAGGAGCTGATCCTCGACAACGAGCTGCCCGGCTCGATCGTCATCGCCGGCTCGGGCGCTATCGGCATCGAGTTCGCCTATGTCCTCAACTCCTATGGCGTCGACGTGACCGTGGTCGAGTTCCTCGATCGCATCGTCCCCACCGAGGATCCCGAGGTGTCGGCGGAACTGGGGAAGGCCTACAAGAAGCTGGGCGTAAAGGTCATGACCTCCACCCGCGTGGAGTCGGTCGAGGACACCGGCTCGGGCGTACGCGTCACGGTCACCTCCGAGAAGGGTGGCGAGCAGGTCATCGAGGCTGATCGACTCCTGTCGGCCATCGGCTTCGCGCCCCGCACCGAGGGCTATGGGCTGGAGAACACCGGCGTCGAACTCACCGATCGGGGCGCAATCGCCATCGACGACTACATGCGCACCAACGTCGACGGCGTCTACGCGATCGGTGACGTCACCGGCAAGCTGATGCTCGCGCATACGGCCGAGGCGCAGGGTGTCGTGGCGGCCGAGACCATCGGCGGAGCCGAGACGATGCCGATCAACTACGACATGATCCCGCGCGCCACCTATTGCCAGCCCCAGATCGCCTCGTTCGGTTATACGGAGCAGCAGGCCAAGGACAAGGGCTACGAGGTCAAGGTCGGCAAGTTCCCGTTCACGGCCAACGGCAAGGCCCACGGCCTCGGCGATGCCGTCGGGTTCGTGAAAGTGGTCGCCGATGCCGAGCACCACGAGATCCTGGGCGCGTCGATGGTCGGCCCGGACGTGACCGAGCTCCTGCCCGAGCTGGTGCTCGCCCAGATGTGGGACCTGACCGCCGATGAGATCGGCCGCTCGATCCATGCCCACCCGACCCTGTCCGAGGCCATGAAGGAAGCGGTCCACGGCATTTCCGGCCACATGATCAACTTCTGA
- a CDS encoding cytochrome c oxidase assembly protein, with protein sequence MTSADQAKTDGEQPGMPETPDRTSGVIGAPLMIVWTAIGLAVVAVLMGARYQSLLPPLRGREGADGLTNHLTAVVDLGAQLSMLASFALLLAATFYSTGLRRHHELGERGRRFVRAAGSTAALWFSFSLLMIPLTAGENNGVSLLTVAQSLSPFIAATQPAQAWFAPAVIALIITLTARRIRRVGAVVLALLLGLAWQLAPVVTGNVSVGADHDFGTDAAIWASLAACVAVASAAAALITVESDQDTVRGRRVLWTLAVAATVVVAGRIVVGWYELAGTSPLATGYGLFTLGIIVLWALIALRAWFGLRRGVRSRVSLGVDVALGVLAVGLQTATAHMAPPRFLVPQPSAQINFLGYEINEAPAMAALILPGRPNLLLVTMSVAALILYVAAHIILARRKIDWPIGRTISWVLGWSLLLWIGSAGVWAYSGAAFSYHMLVHMTVNMIIPVLIVLGAPITLALRVLPTQPESEPMGLRDLINGLLNWKPLEYLMHPVVIGINFIGSAYAIYLSGLFEFLMRYHWGHQLMTLHFIISGLLFFGLIVGADRNPKELPHVAKLGFLFAAMPFHAFFAVILLSSEGIIGANFYNGLDVAWMTDLYADQQMGGQYTWAIGEIPMLMVVIALVFQWFAQDSREAKRKDRAMDEGLDDSYEAYNEMLRKLAERSDR encoded by the coding sequence GTGACCAGCGCCGACCAGGCCAAGACCGACGGGGAACAGCCCGGAATGCCGGAGACCCCGGATCGCACCTCCGGCGTGATCGGCGCGCCACTCATGATCGTCTGGACCGCCATCGGGCTCGCGGTGGTCGCCGTGCTGATGGGCGCGCGCTATCAGAGTCTCCTGCCGCCCCTGCGCGGGCGGGAGGGTGCCGACGGGCTCACCAACCACCTCACGGCAGTCGTCGATCTCGGCGCCCAGCTGTCCATGCTCGCGTCGTTCGCGCTGTTGCTCGCGGCCACGTTCTATTCGACAGGCCTCCGACGCCATCACGAGCTGGGGGAGCGCGGTCGCCGGTTCGTCCGCGCGGCCGGGTCGACCGCCGCCCTCTGGTTCAGCTTCAGCCTCCTGATGATTCCGCTCACCGCCGGTGAGAACAACGGGGTATCACTGCTGACCGTGGCCCAGTCCTTGTCCCCGTTCATCGCGGCGACCCAGCCGGCCCAGGCCTGGTTCGCCCCTGCGGTCATCGCCCTCATCATCACGCTGACCGCCCGCCGGATCCGCCGCGTCGGCGCGGTCGTGCTGGCGCTGCTCCTCGGCCTCGCGTGGCAACTCGCACCTGTGGTGACCGGCAACGTCTCCGTCGGCGCAGACCACGACTTCGGCACCGACGCCGCCATCTGGGCCAGCCTCGCTGCCTGCGTGGCGGTGGCCAGCGCGGCCGCGGCCCTGATCACGGTCGAATCCGACCAGGACACCGTGCGTGGCCGCCGGGTCCTGTGGACCCTCGCCGTCGCCGCCACCGTCGTGGTGGCCGGGCGGATCGTGGTGGGGTGGTATGAACTGGCGGGCACCTCCCCACTCGCGACCGGCTACGGCCTGTTCACCCTCGGCATCATCGTCCTCTGGGCGCTGATCGCGCTCCGGGCCTGGTTCGGGCTCCGCCGGGGCGTACGCTCGCGGGTCTCGCTCGGCGTGGACGTCGCGCTAGGCGTGTTGGCCGTGGGGCTGCAGACCGCGACCGCCCATATGGCGCCCCCGCGCTTCCTCGTGCCCCAGCCGTCCGCCCAGATCAACTTCCTCGGCTATGAGATCAACGAGGCGCCCGCTATGGCGGCGCTGATCCTGCCCGGGCGACCCAACCTGTTGCTCGTGACCATGTCCGTGGCGGCCCTCATCCTCTATGTGGCCGCCCACATCATCCTGGCCCGCCGCAAGATCGACTGGCCGATCGGGCGGACCATCTCGTGGGTCCTCGGCTGGAGCCTGCTGCTGTGGATCGGCTCCGCGGGCGTGTGGGCCTATTCGGGTGCGGCATTCAGCTATCACATGCTCGTCCACATGACCGTGAACATGATCATCCCGGTCCTCATCGTCCTGGGCGCGCCGATCACCCTGGCCCTGCGCGTGCTGCCGACCCAGCCGGAGAGCGAGCCGATGGGCCTGCGTGACCTCATCAACGGGTTGCTCAACTGGAAGCCGCTCGAATACCTGATGCACCCGGTCGTCATCGGCATCAACTTCATCGGGTCGGCGTACGCGATCTATCTGAGCGGCCTGTTCGAGTTCCTGATGCGCTATCACTGGGGCCACCAGCTGATGACGCTTCACTTCATCATCAGTGGGTTGCTCTTCTTCGGGCTCATCGTCGGCGCGGATCGCAACCCCAAGGAACTACCCCATGTCGCCAAGCTGGGCTTCCTGTTCGCGGCCATGCCGTTCCACGCCTTCTTCGCCGTGATCCTCCTGAGCTCCGAGGGGATCATCGGAGCGAACTTCTACAACGGGCTCGACGTGGCTTGGATGACCGATCTGTACGCCGACCAGCAGATGGGCGGGCAATACACCTGGGCCATCGGTGAGATCCCGATGCTGATGGTGGTCATCGCCCTGGTGTTCCAGTGGTTCGCCCAGGACAGCCGCGAGGCGAAGCGGAAGGATCGCGCCATGGATGAGGGCCTCGACGACTCCTACGAGGCCTACAACGAGATGCTGCGCAAGTTGGCCGAAAGGTCGGATCGATGA
- a CDS encoding ABC transporter permease, translating to MTSVPRWTWLPLGLTLALLGVPLVGLLVRANWAELPTLLASDRARDALTLSLATCAVSTLFVLVLGVPTALVLARSTGRWAHAARTLVTVPMVLPPVVAGLALLTTFGRRGLIGSHLSVLGIEIGFTTVAVVVAQTFVALPFLVISLEGALRTSGADFERAAGFLGAGPTRAFVTVTVPMAAPALASGAALSFARALGEFGATLTFAGSLQGVTRTLPLEIYLLRESDSELALALAVVLLAVAGIVVGLATRLHAWGTHG from the coding sequence GTGACGTCTGTTCCCAGATGGACCTGGCTTCCGCTGGGTCTCACCCTCGCGCTGCTGGGCGTACCCCTCGTGGGACTCCTGGTCCGCGCCAACTGGGCCGAGCTGCCGACACTGCTCGCGTCGGACCGGGCGCGGGATGCGCTGACACTCAGCCTGGCCACCTGCGCGGTGTCGACGTTGTTCGTGCTCGTGCTGGGCGTACCCACCGCCCTCGTCCTGGCCAGGTCCACCGGTCGGTGGGCCCACGCCGCCCGGACCCTCGTCACCGTGCCCATGGTCCTGCCACCCGTCGTGGCGGGCCTGGCCCTGTTGACCACGTTCGGGCGGCGCGGACTGATCGGGTCCCACCTGTCGGTTCTCGGCATCGAGATCGGTTTCACGACCGTGGCCGTCGTCGTGGCCCAGACGTTCGTGGCGCTGCCCTTCCTGGTGATCTCCCTGGAGGGGGCGCTGCGCACGAGCGGAGCGGACTTCGAGCGCGCGGCCGGTTTCCTGGGCGCGGGTCCGACCCGCGCCTTCGTCACCGTCACGGTTCCCATGGCCGCGCCCGCGCTGGCTTCGGGGGCGGCGCTGTCGTTCGCACGGGCACTGGGGGAGTTCGGCGCTACGCTGACGTTCGCCGGCTCACTGCAGGGCGTCACCCGAACCCTGCCGCTCGAGATCTATCTGCTGCGGGAGTCCGATTCTGAGTTGGCCCTCGCCCTCGCGGTCGTGCTGCTCGCGGTGGCCGGGATCGTGGTGGGCCTGGCGACGCGCCTGCATGCCTGGGGTACGCATGGGTGA
- a CDS encoding TOBE domain-containing protein produces MAASLLGVSDDTLRRWVDQGRLEASTDESGRQAVDGVRLAALAQEIAADHPVDQLDDSASVRSSRNHLTGLVTGVKSDPVMSQVELQCGRYRIVSLISTEAVEELAIEVGSVATAVIKATNVSVERNRS; encoded by the coding sequence ATGGCAGCGAGCCTGCTGGGTGTCAGCGACGACACCCTGCGCCGCTGGGTCGACCAGGGACGACTCGAGGCCTCGACGGATGAGTCCGGTCGGCAAGCCGTGGACGGGGTCCGGCTGGCCGCGCTGGCCCAGGAGATCGCGGCTGATCACCCGGTCGATCAGCTCGATGACAGCGCGAGCGTGCGCTCGTCCCGCAATCACCTCACCGGTCTGGTCACCGGCGTGAAATCAGATCCGGTGATGAGCCAGGTCGAACTGCAGTGCGGGCGCTATCGGATCGTGTCGCTCATCTCCACCGAAGCGGTGGAGGAACTCGCCATCGAGGTCGGCTCCGTCGCCACCGCGGTCATCAAGGCCACGAATGTCTCCGTGGAGAGGAACCGCTCATGA
- the modA gene encoding molybdate ABC transporter substrate-binding protein: MTRVVLALVALALALTACGQSGPASPGVSPRSETSPTSSGPTIVFAAASLNKAFPEAAGDHEVSFSFDGSSGLVDQLVGGAPADVFASADKRNMDKAVTAGVIDGDAMMFATNYLVLVVPAGNPAGVTGFDASLDKAKLVVCAPEVPCGGATQRVADKAGLALKPVSEESSVTDVLGKVTSGEADAGIVYATDAAQAADRVEVLDIAGAKDDPNTYWIAKVKNAPDSAGADAFIDRILSASGQDSLSTFGFGPPQ; the protein is encoded by the coding sequence ATGACCCGGGTGGTCCTGGCCCTCGTTGCCCTCGCTCTTGCCCTGACCGCCTGTGGCCAGTCGGGCCCGGCGAGCCCGGGCGTGAGCCCACGGTCGGAAACCTCGCCCACCTCATCGGGCCCGACCATCGTCTTTGCTGCGGCCTCGCTCAACAAGGCGTTCCCGGAAGCGGCCGGCGACCACGAGGTCTCCTTCTCCTTCGACGGCTCATCCGGGCTGGTCGACCAGCTCGTCGGTGGAGCGCCGGCCGATGTCTTCGCCTCCGCCGACAAGCGCAACATGGACAAGGCGGTCACCGCTGGCGTGATCGACGGTGACGCCATGATGTTCGCGACGAACTATCTGGTTCTGGTCGTGCCCGCCGGCAATCCCGCGGGGGTGACCGGCTTCGACGCGTCGCTCGACAAGGCGAAGCTGGTCGTGTGCGCACCCGAGGTGCCGTGTGGTGGTGCGACCCAGCGCGTCGCCGACAAGGCAGGGCTGGCGCTCAAACCCGTGTCGGAGGAATCCAGCGTCACCGACGTGCTCGGCAAGGTCACCTCCGGCGAGGCGGACGCCGGCATCGTCTATGCCACCGACGCTGCCCAGGCCGCCGACAGAGTCGAGGTTCTCGACATCGCGGGCGCCAAGGACGATCCGAACACCTATTGGATCGCGAAGGTCAAGAACGCGCCCGACTCCGCCGGCGCCGACGCCTTCATCGACAGGATCCTCAGTGCGTCCGGCCAGGACTCCCTCTCCACGTTCGGGTTCGGCCCGCCGCAGTGA
- a CDS encoding ATP-binding cassette domain-containing protein — MGDAARIDAVVERRGVSLELGLRSGATTALIGPNGAGKSTCVQLIGGALRPDSGHVSIGDRIVAGPRTLVPAHQRRIGYLDQRPLLFPHLSVLDNVAYGPRSRGIPRATALERARAELAAVGMDQLAERRPRALSGGQSQRVAIARALAIDPEIVLLDEPFAALDAASTPELRRLLRERLAEVTTLLVTHDLLDVLALADELVALEAGRVVAQGSVDDVLTAPATAFVADFVGVNLLHGVAVDASALQLDDGPVLMGVGELPPGEPARATIAPDAVSLHRAAPGGSPRNALEGVVVALDSRGPVVGVGVRLGSQVLRADLTAASVAELGLVPGERVVMVVKATQVHLHPADGSGLAR, encoded by the coding sequence ATGGGTGACGCTGCCAGGATCGACGCGGTCGTCGAACGGCGTGGGGTCAGCCTGGAGCTGGGCCTCCGCAGCGGCGCCACGACCGCTCTGATCGGACCCAACGGAGCGGGCAAGTCCACCTGCGTCCAGCTGATCGGCGGCGCCCTCCGGCCCGACTCCGGGCACGTCAGCATCGGCGACCGGATTGTCGCGGGCCCGCGTACGCTCGTCCCGGCCCACCAGCGCCGTATCGGCTATCTCGACCAGCGCCCGCTGCTGTTTCCCCACCTGTCGGTTCTCGACAATGTGGCCTACGGCCCGCGCTCCCGGGGCATCCCGCGGGCCACCGCACTGGAGCGAGCCCGAGCCGAGCTGGCGGCCGTCGGCATGGACCAGCTCGCCGAACGACGGCCTCGAGCTCTGTCCGGCGGGCAGTCCCAACGCGTCGCGATCGCCCGCGCCCTCGCGATCGATCCCGAGATCGTTCTGCTCGACGAACCGTTCGCGGCCCTGGATGCGGCCAGCACCCCCGAGCTGCGGCGCCTCCTGCGGGAGCGACTGGCGGAGGTGACCACGCTCCTGGTCACCCATGACCTGCTCGACGTGCTGGCCCTCGCCGACGAGCTGGTGGCCCTGGAGGCCGGGCGCGTCGTCGCGCAGGGGAGTGTCGACGACGTCCTGACCGCCCCGGCCACCGCTTTCGTGGCCGACTTCGTGGGTGTCAACCTGCTCCACGGGGTGGCCGTCGACGCCTCCGCCCTGCAGCTGGACGACGGCCCCGTGCTCATGGGTGTGGGCGAACTCCCACCGGGTGAGCCCGCGCGCGCCACCATCGCGCCGGATGCCGTCAGCCTGCACCGGGCGGCCCCCGGGGGCAGTCCCCGCAACGCCCTCGAGGGCGTGGTCGTCGCGCTCGACTCCCGTGGCCCGGTCGTCGGCGTGGGCGTACGCCTCGGCAGTCAGGTCCTGCGCGCCGACCTGACGGCCGCCTCCGTCGCCGAGCTGGGCCTGGTCCCGGGCGAGCGGGTCGTCATGGTGGTCAAGGCCACCCAGGTGCACCTTCATCCCGCCGACGGCAGTGGGCTGGCCCGGTGA